Proteins from a genomic interval of Amycolatopsis sp. cg13:
- a CDS encoding peptide deformylase: MLAEEVEKLLAQPLPWPIVQAGDPVLRAAARPYEGELSDGMLSALIEGMKETMRAAPGVGLAAPQIGLSVRIAVVEDGARERPGVAESTLATRGIVPLPFRVLVNPTYTRVGDETAAFFEGCLSVRGWQAVVARALRVRLRGSDETGAALDEELSGWPARIVQHETDHLHGILYLDRAELRSLSTHEAVARRWTQPTPADAARELGFDLP; encoded by the coding sequence GTGCTCGCCGAAGAGGTCGAAAAACTGCTCGCCCAGCCGTTGCCGTGGCCGATCGTGCAGGCAGGCGACCCCGTGCTGCGCGCCGCGGCCCGCCCGTACGAGGGCGAACTGAGCGACGGGATGCTGTCCGCGCTGATCGAGGGCATGAAGGAGACCATGCGCGCCGCGCCCGGCGTCGGCCTGGCTGCGCCGCAGATCGGCCTGTCGGTGCGGATCGCTGTTGTCGAAGATGGTGCCCGCGAACGTCCAGGCGTCGCCGAATCCACCCTCGCCACCCGCGGGATCGTCCCGCTGCCGTTCCGCGTGCTGGTGAACCCCACGTACACCCGAGTGGGCGACGAAACCGCCGCGTTCTTCGAAGGCTGCCTCAGCGTGCGCGGCTGGCAGGCCGTCGTCGCGCGAGCCCTGCGGGTCCGGCTTCGCGGCAGCGACGAGACCGGTGCGGCTCTGGACGAGGAATTGTCCGGCTGGCCAGCACGAATCGTCCAGCACGAGACGGATCACCTGCACGGAATCCTGTACCTGGACCGGGCCGAACTGCGCTCGCTGTCCACCCACGAAGCCGTCGCCCGTCGCTGGACCCAGCCGACCCCCGCGGACGCCGCCCGCGAACTGGGTTTCGACCTCCCCTGA
- a CDS encoding cysteine desulfurase-like protein, giving the protein MAYDVNAIRKHFPALESGAAHFDGPGGSQVPDVVGEAVSSTLCAAIANRGTVTAAERRADGVVREARQAVADLLGARPEGVVFGRSMTQVTYDFSRTLAKNWGPGDDVVVTRLDHDANVRPWVQAAEARGATVRWADFDPKTGELSTSAIADLLTDRTRLVAVTAASNLLGTRPDIPAITDAVREAGALSYVDGVHLTPHSPVDITALGADFYACSPYKFLGPHLGLLAAAPDLLETLQPDKLLPSSNAVPERFELGTLPYELLAGTTAAIDFLAGLVPSEGSRRERLRTSLTALEAHEDALLQRLEDGLAALPRVVRYGSPTRRRTPTVLFSVTGLTPQAVYERLGARGINAPASTFYAIECARHLGLGDAGAVRAGIAPYTTAAEVDLLLAAVAEL; this is encoded by the coding sequence GTGGCCTACGACGTGAACGCGATCCGCAAGCACTTCCCCGCGCTCGAGAGCGGTGCCGCCCACTTCGACGGACCTGGCGGCTCCCAGGTCCCGGATGTGGTCGGCGAAGCAGTGTCCTCGACCCTCTGCGCCGCTATCGCGAACCGCGGCACTGTCACAGCGGCGGAGCGCCGCGCGGACGGCGTCGTGCGCGAAGCCCGCCAGGCCGTCGCTGACCTGCTCGGCGCACGGCCGGAAGGCGTCGTGTTCGGGCGCAGCATGACCCAGGTGACCTACGACTTCTCCCGCACGCTCGCGAAGAACTGGGGCCCTGGCGACGACGTCGTGGTCACTCGGCTGGACCACGACGCCAACGTCCGGCCGTGGGTGCAGGCCGCCGAAGCGCGCGGCGCGACTGTTCGCTGGGCGGACTTTGATCCGAAGACTGGCGAGTTGTCGACGTCAGCGATCGCAGACCTGCTCACTGACCGGACGCGGCTGGTCGCGGTTACTGCCGCGTCGAACCTGCTCGGCACGCGTCCGGACATCCCGGCGATTACCGACGCGGTGCGCGAAGCAGGCGCGCTGAGCTATGTGGACGGCGTGCATCTGACGCCGCACTCGCCGGTCGACATCACCGCTTTGGGCGCTGACTTCTACGCCTGCTCGCCGTACAAGTTCCTCGGCCCGCACCTCGGCCTTCTCGCCGCCGCGCCCGATCTCCTGGAGACACTGCAGCCGGACAAGCTGCTGCCGTCGAGCAACGCCGTTCCGGAGCGTTTCGAGCTGGGTACGTTGCCGTACGAACTCCTCGCGGGCACTACCGCGGCCATCGACTTCCTCGCCGGGCTAGTGCCGAGCGAAGGCAGTCGGCGCGAACGTTTGCGTACGTCGCTTACGGCGCTCGAAGCCCACGAAGACGCACTGCTGCAGCGGTTGGAGGACGGTCTCGCTGCGCTGCCGCGCGTCGTGCGTTACGGCTCACCGACGCGTCGCCGTACGCCGACAGTGCTGTTCTCAGTCACCGGCCTGACGCCGCAGGCTGTGTACGAGCGTCTCGGCGCGCGCGGGATCAACGCGCCTGCTTCGACGTTCTACGCCATCGAGTGCGCACGGCATCTCGGTCTCGGCGACGCTGGTGCCGTACGCGCGGGCATCGCGCCGTACACGACTGCAGCGGAAGTCGATCTGCTGCTCGCTGCTGTTGCGGAGCTGTGA
- a CDS encoding isocitrate lyase/phosphoenolpyruvate mutase family protein: MNSLQDKANLFRELHAADVLVLPNAWDAGSAVAIERAGAPAIATTSGGVSWALARGDGQHLSRAEMLSVVAHIAAAVEVPVTADVEGGYGLAPSAVAETVTGVVEAGAVGVNLEDSRAGTLTLFTPDEQAERFTAARAAAATAGLSELWINARTDVYLFGIGEPAGRFDDVLTRARVYADAGADSIFVPGLVDVEVLAELAKSSPIPVSAMAGPGAPPVSDLAAAGVRRVSVGTSIAQAAYSLAHHAAAEVLKQGTYGEVTGALDFGTVNGWFN; this comes from the coding sequence GTGAACTCGTTGCAAGACAAGGCAAATCTCTTCCGTGAACTGCACGCCGCGGACGTCCTCGTGCTGCCGAACGCCTGGGACGCGGGCAGCGCGGTCGCCATCGAACGCGCCGGTGCCCCGGCCATCGCCACCACCAGCGGCGGCGTCTCTTGGGCCCTGGCCAGAGGCGACGGCCAACACCTCTCCCGCGCGGAAATGCTGTCGGTCGTCGCGCACATCGCCGCGGCCGTAGAAGTCCCGGTGACGGCCGACGTAGAAGGCGGCTACGGCCTAGCCCCTTCCGCCGTCGCGGAAACCGTGACCGGCGTAGTCGAGGCCGGGGCGGTAGGCGTGAACCTGGAAGACTCGCGCGCGGGAACTCTGACCCTCTTCACCCCAGACGAACAGGCAGAACGCTTCACCGCCGCCCGAGCTGCCGCCGCGACGGCCGGTCTGTCCGAGCTGTGGATCAACGCGCGGACAGACGTGTACCTGTTCGGAATCGGCGAACCCGCCGGCCGCTTCGACGATGTCCTGACCCGAGCCCGCGTCTACGCCGACGCCGGAGCGGACAGCATCTTCGTCCCAGGCCTGGTTGACGTCGAAGTCTTGGCAGAACTGGCAAAGTCCTCGCCGATTCCGGTCAGCGCCATGGCCGGACCGGGCGCACCTCCGGTATCCGACCTCGCCGCGGCCGGAGTGCGCCGGGTGAGCGTCGGGACGTCGATCGCCCAGGCGGCCTACTCGCTGGCCCACCACGCGGCGGCCGAGGTGCT